A genomic region of Globicephala melas chromosome 9, mGloMel1.2, whole genome shotgun sequence contains the following coding sequences:
- the KRBA1 gene encoding protein KRBA1 isoform X8 codes for MARQVSMAFQDLAVRFSEDEWRLLGEGQRALYLDVMRENYETLASLGTVELLPLSAFLCPSEPGGAVGGGGCAADGQDPPRGGGPLGGAPQHSLHLSALVQLVKEIPEFLFGEVSPESRGASLDGEGASPEAAAVMGDTCPLRGLLGCLPDTPVGRPGLAAMPSGSSSRSPPRARGQGSPLPIKTADMPRPVEEESPGAPSQEPSPPTCSPGRRKSHRNQERGATGAGAAGTSPGNSPLQGLINCLKEILEPGPQHPERPLRLLPPARSLGASQLTGAELRPGSPPWAESAELSEGDPRGPGQATQPLRSKGPMAAGGPRGLEKEFWRWRTAGPRGPQSPQPVSSASGPTALPPRAALGTVEAPPMSKCPAGALPLEPPASSWSQSPQPGDPGSQRPELQRLGSHSRGSQGTSASFSSSSSIDGDLDFQSPEGSQGHRPGKVAPAAPDTGHRRGSCGSQDRALTSQDRESWVFTGSREGSSPLQGLENCLREMPAPGPQPTWPCSSAGHRGPWRVEPKNWTAGVEGLRGEACEPAHLGQRGGDVPTRSLRLASPQALAPGTIPACHQQGPKDPGAARPGPWRWLPDGPATKPSPLHCLENSLKGILPGGPLRFACLADPVPGPSPSPSSSSSSSEGEDPRLEPELWQPLLQERDRLPSCKGLGPPSPRPGGPRAGSSPGEGRRRGETGDHRGLSAAGKAEEKVGGRSHPPWREVCLESPGLPGPLGSAGGGRVQVSPVRVALGRRCVSTPQGLCALPAGAAVDPASQLEKRSGSGPCQPPGSACGPLSWNPTAGEESRGLGPGDRSPGVTAGTHPRPLPGDPPGPTPGAAIPGALPHASPRPPCPCASSLQHELRGLGAALSEKLDRLAGTLAGLAQEVAAVRTQVDRLGQRPWGPGTKGLLWGPRWTGGPAHRHPPYWRHKGPRRPRPKILRGQAEGCRAGDSSGLASGRPRLVPQLPPDVPLAEASGPSSGPLSSACGSPAVLTACHPLGLPESHWSPPPPLLPAAPPLQVAASAGAEPRAAAAAPPRTLKWPKDPSSLLAGLQRALEGELWGGEHRDPGWGPPSRRLNGLHPSEDAPPLASSGGRPPPLAPCSRTFPVSGL; via the exons GTGTCCATGGCCTTCCAGGACCTGGCCGTGCGGTTCTCCGAGGACGAGTGGcggctgctgggggaggggcagagggcgcTCTACCTGGACGTGATGCGGGAGAACTACGAGACGCTGGCCTccctgg gGACAGTGGAGCTGCTGCCCCTCTCTGCCTTCCTGTGTCCCTCGGAGCCTGGAGGAGccgtggggggcgggggctgtgCTGCTGATGGGCAGGACCCTCCGCGGGGAGGAGGGCCCCTGG GAGGAGCCCCCCAGCACAGCCTGCACCTCAGCGCCCTGGTGCAGCTGGTGAAGGAGATCCCAGAGTTCCTGTTCGGGGAAGTCAGCCCTGAGAGCAGGGGAGCCAGCCTGGACGGGGAGGGGGCGAGCCCTGAGG CAGCAGCTGTGATGGGGGATACTTGCCCTCTCCGAGGCTTGCTCGGCTGCCTTCCGGACACACCAGTCGGCCGGCCTGGCCTGGCCGCCATGCCCAGCGGCAGCTCATCCCGCAGCCCGCCCAGAGCCAGGGGGCAGGGGAGCCCCCTCCCCATCA AAACTGCTGACATGCCAAGGCCTGTGGAGGAGGAAAGCCCAGGGGCCCCCAGCCAGGAGCCTAGCCCTCCGACCTGTAGCCCCGGCAGGCGGAAGAGCCACAGGAATCAGGAGAGAGGGGCCAcgggggcag GAGCTGCAGGAACCTCTCCTGGGAACAGCCCCCTGCAAGGCCTCATCAACTGCCTGAAGGAAATCCTCGAGCCCGGGCCCCAGCACCCCGAGCGGCCCCTGCGCTTACTGCCACCAGCCCGCAGCCTGGGTGCGTCCCAGCTGACCGGAGCAGAGCTGCGGCCCGGGAGCCCGCCCTGGGCAG AGTCTGCTGAACTGTCTGAAGGAGATCCCAGAGGCCCGGGACAAGCAACCCAGCCCCTCAGGAGCAAGGGACCCATGGCTGCAGGAGGACCCAGGGGCCTGGAAAAGGAATTCTGGAG GTGGAGGACGGCTGGGCCCAGGGGCCCCCAGAGCCCACAGCCTGTGAGCTCAGCAAGCGGACCCACGGCCCTTCCGCCGCGGGCAGCCCTGGGGACAGTGGAGGCACCGCCCATGTCCAAGTGCCCAGCTGGGGCTCTGCCGCTCGAG CCGCCGGCCAGCTCTTGGTCCCAGAGCCCCCAGCCAGGAGACCCTGGGTCTCAGAGGCCCGAGCTGCAGCGCCTCGGATCACACAGCAGAG GATCCCAAGGTACCTCCGCCAGCTTCTCTTCGTCCAGCAGCATTGACGGGGACCTGGATTTCCAGAGCCCTGAGGGCAGCCAGGGGCATCGGCCTGGAAAAG TAGCTCCGGCTGCACCGGACACAGGGCACAGGCGAGGCTCCTGCGGTTCACAGGACCGAGCTCTGACCAGCCAAGACCGCGAGAGTTGGGTTTTCACAGGAAGCCGCGAGGGAAGCTCCCCGCTCCAGGGCCTGGAGAACTGCCTCAGAGAGATGCCTGCACCTGGGCCGCAGCCCACCTGGCCCTGCTCCTCGGCAGGGCACAGGGGGCCGTGGAGGGTGGAGCCCAAGAACTGGACGGCGGGCGTGGAAG GACTGAGGGGCGAGGCCTGTGAGCCAGCCCACCTGGGACAGCGAGGGGGTGACGTGCCCACCAGGAGCCTCCGCCTGGCCAGCCCACAGGCACTTGCCCCTGGCACCATCCCTGCCTGCCACCAGCAAGGTCCCAAGGACCCCGGGGCCGCCAGGCCAGGACCGTGGAGGTGGCTCCCAGATG GGCCAGCCACCAAGCCCTCCCCACTCCACTGCCTGGAGAACTCTCTGAAGGGGATTTTGCCCGGGGGGCCCCTGCGCTTCGCCTGCCTGGCTGACCCTGTCccgggccccagccccagccccagctccagctccagcagcTCAGAAGGAGAAGACCCAAGgctggagcctgagctctggcAGCCCCTCCTGCAGG AGAGGGACCGCCTTCCCAGCTGCAAGGGCCTTGGCCCTCCTTCCCCACGCCCTGGCGGCCCTCGCGCTGGCAGCAGCCCTGGTGAAGGCCGGAGAAGAGGCGAGACCGGGGACCACCGTGGTCTCAGTGCAG CAGGAAAAGCAGAAGAGAAGGTGGGAGGCCGGTCCCATCCGCCCTGGAGAGAAGTGTGCTTGGAGAGCCCGGGCCTGCCTGGTCCCCTGGGCAGCGCCGGAGGAG gTCGTGTCCAAGTATCCCCGGTCAGAGTGGCTCTGGGAAGACGATGTGTATCCACACCCCAAGGGCTCTGTGCTCTTCCTGCGGGGGCAGCTGTGGACCCTGCCTCTCAGCTGGAGAAAAGGTCGGGGTCTGGGCCCTGCCAGCCTCCTGGGTCAGCCTGTGGGCCCCTGTCCTGGAATCCGACGGCTGGTGAAGAGTCCAGGGGCCTGGGGCCCGGAGACAGAAGCCCAGGTGTTACAG CCGGGACCCACCCGAGGCCCCTTCCCGGAGATCCGCCTGGGCCTACCCCCGGAGCCGCCATCCCTGGGGCTTTGCCGCACGCCTCCCCACGGCCACCGTGCCCCTGCGCGAGTTCCTTGCAGCACGAGCTCCGCGGCCTCGGTGCCGCCCTCTCGGAGAAGCTGGATCGGCTGGCCGGGACCCTGGCCGGCCTGGCTCAGGAAGTGGCCGCCGTGAGAACCCAGGTGGATCGGCTGGGGCAGCGCCCGTGGGGCCCGGGGACGAAGGGCCTCCTCTGGGGCCCTCGCTGGACCGGTGGCCCTGCTCACAGACACCCGCCCTACTGGAGGCACAAGGGCCCCCGCAGGCCGAGACCGAAGATCTTGCGGGGCCAGGCGGAAGGCTGCAGGGCCGGCGACTCCTCAGGCCTGGCCAGCGGGAGGCCCCGCCTGGTGCCTCAGCTGCCCCCGGACGTGCCCCTGGCAGAGGCTTCTGGGCCCAGCTCCGGCCCTCTCTCCTCGGCATGCGGCAGCCCCGCTGTGCTGACCGCTTGTCACCCCCTCGGACTCCCGGAGAGCCActggagccccccaccccctttgctgcctgctgccccacccctccaggtggccGCCAGTGCAGGAGCAGAGCCTCGGGCTGCAGCAGCGGCACCGCCCAGGACCCTAAAGTGGCCCAAGGATCCAAGCAGCCTGTTGGCGGGGCTCCAGAGAGCCCTTGAGGGGGAGCTGTGGGGTGGGGAGCACAGGGACCCCGGGTGGGGGCCCCCTAGCCGCCGTCTTAATGGGTTGCATCCTTCCGAGGATGCCCCACCCCTGGCCTCTTCTGGAGGCCGGCCTCCGCCCTTGGCCCCCTGCAGCAGAACCTTCCCTGTGTCTGGACTGTGA
- the KRBA1 gene encoding protein KRBA1 isoform X10, whose product MARQVSMAFQDLAVRFSEDEWRLLGEGQRALYLDVMRENYETLASLGTVELLPLSAFLCPSEPGGAVGGGGCAADGQDPPRGGGPLGGAPQHSLHLSALVQLVKEIPEFLFGEVSPESRGASLDGEGASPEAAAVMGDTCPLRGLLGCLPDTPVGRPGLAAMPSGSSSRSPPRARGQGSPLPIKTADMPRPVEEESPGAPSQEPSPPTCSPGRRKSHRNQERGATGAGAAGTSPGNSPLQGLINCLKEILEPGPQHPERPLRLLPPARSLGASQLTGAELRPGSPPWAVKTETASGPCPLQSLLNCLKEIPEARDKQPSPSGARDPWLQEDPGAWKRNSGGPRPFQTPPPGPGPGAGSVLSAVKVEDGWAQGPPEPTACELSKRTHGPSAAGSPGDSGGTAHVQVPSWGSAARAGSASSSPLEALEACLRGIPLSGSLPSQPPASSWSQSPQPGDPGSQRPELQRLGSHSRGSQGTSASFSSSSSIDGDLDFQSPEGSQGHRPGKGLRGEACEPAHLGQRGGDVPTRSLRLASPQALAPGTIPACHQQGPKDPGAARPGPWRWLPDGPATKPSPLHCLENSLKGILPGGPLRFACLADPVPGPSPSPSSSSSSSEGEDPRLEPELWQPLLQERDRLPSCKGLGPPSPRPGGPRAGSSPGEGRRRGETGDHRGLSAAGKAEEKVGGRSHPPWREVCLESPGLPGPLGSAGGGRVQVSPVRVALGRRCVSTPQGLCALPAGAAVDPASQLEKRSGSGPCQPPGSACGPLSWNPTAGEESRGLGPGDRSPGVTAGTHPRPLPGDPPGPTPGAAIPGALPHASPRPPCPCASSLQHELRGLGAALSEKLDRLAGTLAGLAQEVAAVRTQVDRLGQRPWGPGTKGLLWGPRWTGGPAHRHPPYWRHKGPRRPRPKILRGQAEGCRAGDSSGLASGRPRLVPQLPPDVPLAEASGPSSGPLSSACGSPAVLTACHPLGLPESHWSPPPPLLPAAPPLQVAASAGAEPRAAAAAPPRTLKWPKDPSSLLAGLQRALEGELWGGEHRDPGWGPPSRRLNGLHPSEDAPPLASSGGRPPPLAPCSRTFPVSGL is encoded by the exons GTGTCCATGGCCTTCCAGGACCTGGCCGTGCGGTTCTCCGAGGACGAGTGGcggctgctgggggaggggcagagggcgcTCTACCTGGACGTGATGCGGGAGAACTACGAGACGCTGGCCTccctgg gGACAGTGGAGCTGCTGCCCCTCTCTGCCTTCCTGTGTCCCTCGGAGCCTGGAGGAGccgtggggggcgggggctgtgCTGCTGATGGGCAGGACCCTCCGCGGGGAGGAGGGCCCCTGG GAGGAGCCCCCCAGCACAGCCTGCACCTCAGCGCCCTGGTGCAGCTGGTGAAGGAGATCCCAGAGTTCCTGTTCGGGGAAGTCAGCCCTGAGAGCAGGGGAGCCAGCCTGGACGGGGAGGGGGCGAGCCCTGAGG CAGCAGCTGTGATGGGGGATACTTGCCCTCTCCGAGGCTTGCTCGGCTGCCTTCCGGACACACCAGTCGGCCGGCCTGGCCTGGCCGCCATGCCCAGCGGCAGCTCATCCCGCAGCCCGCCCAGAGCCAGGGGGCAGGGGAGCCCCCTCCCCATCA AAACTGCTGACATGCCAAGGCCTGTGGAGGAGGAAAGCCCAGGGGCCCCCAGCCAGGAGCCTAGCCCTCCGACCTGTAGCCCCGGCAGGCGGAAGAGCCACAGGAATCAGGAGAGAGGGGCCAcgggggcag GAGCTGCAGGAACCTCTCCTGGGAACAGCCCCCTGCAAGGCCTCATCAACTGCCTGAAGGAAATCCTCGAGCCCGGGCCCCAGCACCCCGAGCGGCCCCTGCGCTTACTGCCACCAGCCCGCAGCCTGGGTGCGTCCCAGCTGACCGGAGCAGAGCTGCGGCCCGGGAGCCCGCCCTGGGCAG TGAAGACAGAGACAGCCTCAGGGCCTTGTCCCCTCCAGAGTCTGCTGAACTGTCTGAAGGAGATCCCAGAGGCCCGGGACAAGCAACCCAGCCCCTCAGGAGCAAGGGACCCATGGCTGCAGGAGGACCCAGGGGCCTGGAAAAGGAATTCTGGAG GGCCCCGCCCCTTCCAGACCCCTCCACCCGGGCCTGGTCCTGGAGCTGGCAGCGTGCTCTCTGCAGTGAAGGTGGAGGACGGCTGGGCCCAGGGGCCCCCAGAGCCCACAGCCTGTGAGCTCAGCAAGCGGACCCACGGCCCTTCCGCCGCGGGCAGCCCTGGGGACAGTGGAGGCACCGCCCATGTCCAAGTGCCCAGCTGGGGCTCTGCCGCTCGAG CCGGCAGCGCCTCGAGCTCACCCCTGGAAGCCCTGGAGGCCTGTCTGAGGGGCATCCCCCTGAGTGGGTCGTTACCTTCCCAGCCGCCGGCCAGCTCTTGGTCCCAGAGCCCCCAGCCAGGAGACCCTGGGTCTCAGAGGCCCGAGCTGCAGCGCCTCGGATCACACAGCAGAG GATCCCAAGGTACCTCCGCCAGCTTCTCTTCGTCCAGCAGCATTGACGGGGACCTGGATTTCCAGAGCCCTGAGGGCAGCCAGGGGCATCGGCCTGGAAAAG GACTGAGGGGCGAGGCCTGTGAGCCAGCCCACCTGGGACAGCGAGGGGGTGACGTGCCCACCAGGAGCCTCCGCCTGGCCAGCCCACAGGCACTTGCCCCTGGCACCATCCCTGCCTGCCACCAGCAAGGTCCCAAGGACCCCGGGGCCGCCAGGCCAGGACCGTGGAGGTGGCTCCCAGATG GGCCAGCCACCAAGCCCTCCCCACTCCACTGCCTGGAGAACTCTCTGAAGGGGATTTTGCCCGGGGGGCCCCTGCGCTTCGCCTGCCTGGCTGACCCTGTCccgggccccagccccagccccagctccagctccagcagcTCAGAAGGAGAAGACCCAAGgctggagcctgagctctggcAGCCCCTCCTGCAGG AGAGGGACCGCCTTCCCAGCTGCAAGGGCCTTGGCCCTCCTTCCCCACGCCCTGGCGGCCCTCGCGCTGGCAGCAGCCCTGGTGAAGGCCGGAGAAGAGGCGAGACCGGGGACCACCGTGGTCTCAGTGCAG CAGGAAAAGCAGAAGAGAAGGTGGGAGGCCGGTCCCATCCGCCCTGGAGAGAAGTGTGCTTGGAGAGCCCGGGCCTGCCTGGTCCCCTGGGCAGCGCCGGAGGAG gTCGTGTCCAAGTATCCCCGGTCAGAGTGGCTCTGGGAAGACGATGTGTATCCACACCCCAAGGGCTCTGTGCTCTTCCTGCGGGGGCAGCTGTGGACCCTGCCTCTCAGCTGGAGAAAAGGTCGGGGTCTGGGCCCTGCCAGCCTCCTGGGTCAGCCTGTGGGCCCCTGTCCTGGAATCCGACGGCTGGTGAAGAGTCCAGGGGCCTGGGGCCCGGAGACAGAAGCCCAGGTGTTACAG CCGGGACCCACCCGAGGCCCCTTCCCGGAGATCCGCCTGGGCCTACCCCCGGAGCCGCCATCCCTGGGGCTTTGCCGCACGCCTCCCCACGGCCACCGTGCCCCTGCGCGAGTTCCTTGCAGCACGAGCTCCGCGGCCTCGGTGCCGCCCTCTCGGAGAAGCTGGATCGGCTGGCCGGGACCCTGGCCGGCCTGGCTCAGGAAGTGGCCGCCGTGAGAACCCAGGTGGATCGGCTGGGGCAGCGCCCGTGGGGCCCGGGGACGAAGGGCCTCCTCTGGGGCCCTCGCTGGACCGGTGGCCCTGCTCACAGACACCCGCCCTACTGGAGGCACAAGGGCCCCCGCAGGCCGAGACCGAAGATCTTGCGGGGCCAGGCGGAAGGCTGCAGGGCCGGCGACTCCTCAGGCCTGGCCAGCGGGAGGCCCCGCCTGGTGCCTCAGCTGCCCCCGGACGTGCCCCTGGCAGAGGCTTCTGGGCCCAGCTCCGGCCCTCTCTCCTCGGCATGCGGCAGCCCCGCTGTGCTGACCGCTTGTCACCCCCTCGGACTCCCGGAGAGCCActggagccccccaccccctttgctgcctgctgccccacccctccaggtggccGCCAGTGCAGGAGCAGAGCCTCGGGCTGCAGCAGCGGCACCGCCCAGGACCCTAAAGTGGCCCAAGGATCCAAGCAGCCTGTTGGCGGGGCTCCAGAGAGCCCTTGAGGGGGAGCTGTGGGGTGGGGAGCACAGGGACCCCGGGTGGGGGCCCCCTAGCCGCCGTCTTAATGGGTTGCATCCTTCCGAGGATGCCCCACCCCTGGCCTCTTCTGGAGGCCGGCCTCCGCCCTTGGCCCCCTGCAGCAGAACCTTCCCTGTGTCTGGACTGTGA
- the KRBA1 gene encoding protein KRBA1 isoform X11, with translation MARQVSMAFQDLAVRFSEDEWRLLGEGQRALYLDVMRENYETLASLGTVELLPLSAFLCPSEPGGAVGGGGCAADGQDPPRGGGPLGGAPQHSLHLSALVQLVKEIPEFLFGEVSPESRGASLDGEGASPEAAAVMGDTCPLRGLLGCLPDTPVGRPGLAAMPSGSSSRSPPRARGQGSPLPIKTADMPRPVEEESPGAPSQEPSPPTCSPGRRKSHRNQERGATGAGAAGTSPGNSPLQGLINCLKEILEPGPQHPERPLRLLPPARSLGASQLTGAELRPGSPPWAESAELSEGDPRGPGQATQPLRSKGPMAAGGPRGLEKEFWRWRTAGPRGPQSPQPVSSASGPTALPPRAALGTVEAPPMSKCPAGALPLEDPKVPPPASLRPAALTGTWISRALRAARGIGLEKDRALTSQDRESWVFTGSREGSSPLQGLENCLREMPAPGPQPTWPCSSAGHRGPWRVEPKNWTAGVEGLRGEACEPAHLGQRGGDVPTRSLRLASPQALAPGTIPACHQQGPKDPGAARPGPWRWLPDGPATKPSPLHCLENSLKGILPGGPLRFACLADPVPGPSPSPSSSSSSSEGEDPRLEPELWQPLLQERDRLPSCKGLGPPSPRPGGPRAGSSPGEGRRRGETGDHRGLSAAGKAEEKVGGRSHPPWREVCLESPGLPGPLGSAGGGRVQVSPVRVALGRRCVSTPQGLCALPAGAAVDPASQLEKRSGSGPCQPPGSACGPLSWNPTAGEESRGLGPGDRSPGVTAGTHPRPLPGDPPGPTPGAAIPGALPHASPRPPCPCASSLQHELRGLGAALSEKLDRLAGTLAGLAQEVAAVRTQVDRLGQRPWGPGTKGLLWGPRWTGGPAHRHPPYWRHKGPRRPRPKILRGQAEGCRAGDSSGLASGRPRLVPQLPPDVPLAEASGPSSGPLSSACGSPAVLTACHPLGLPESHWSPPPPLLPAAPPLQVAASAGAEPRAAAAAPPRTLKWPKDPSSLLAGLQRALEGELWGGEHRDPGWGPPSRRLNGLHPSEDAPPLASSGGRPPPLAPCSRTFPVSGL, from the exons GTGTCCATGGCCTTCCAGGACCTGGCCGTGCGGTTCTCCGAGGACGAGTGGcggctgctgggggaggggcagagggcgcTCTACCTGGACGTGATGCGGGAGAACTACGAGACGCTGGCCTccctgg gGACAGTGGAGCTGCTGCCCCTCTCTGCCTTCCTGTGTCCCTCGGAGCCTGGAGGAGccgtggggggcgggggctgtgCTGCTGATGGGCAGGACCCTCCGCGGGGAGGAGGGCCCCTGG GAGGAGCCCCCCAGCACAGCCTGCACCTCAGCGCCCTGGTGCAGCTGGTGAAGGAGATCCCAGAGTTCCTGTTCGGGGAAGTCAGCCCTGAGAGCAGGGGAGCCAGCCTGGACGGGGAGGGGGCGAGCCCTGAGG CAGCAGCTGTGATGGGGGATACTTGCCCTCTCCGAGGCTTGCTCGGCTGCCTTCCGGACACACCAGTCGGCCGGCCTGGCCTGGCCGCCATGCCCAGCGGCAGCTCATCCCGCAGCCCGCCCAGAGCCAGGGGGCAGGGGAGCCCCCTCCCCATCA AAACTGCTGACATGCCAAGGCCTGTGGAGGAGGAAAGCCCAGGGGCCCCCAGCCAGGAGCCTAGCCCTCCGACCTGTAGCCCCGGCAGGCGGAAGAGCCACAGGAATCAGGAGAGAGGGGCCAcgggggcag GAGCTGCAGGAACCTCTCCTGGGAACAGCCCCCTGCAAGGCCTCATCAACTGCCTGAAGGAAATCCTCGAGCCCGGGCCCCAGCACCCCGAGCGGCCCCTGCGCTTACTGCCACCAGCCCGCAGCCTGGGTGCGTCCCAGCTGACCGGAGCAGAGCTGCGGCCCGGGAGCCCGCCCTGGGCAG AGTCTGCTGAACTGTCTGAAGGAGATCCCAGAGGCCCGGGACAAGCAACCCAGCCCCTCAGGAGCAAGGGACCCATGGCTGCAGGAGGACCCAGGGGCCTGGAAAAGGAATTCTGGAG GTGGAGGACGGCTGGGCCCAGGGGCCCCCAGAGCCCACAGCCTGTGAGCTCAGCAAGCGGACCCACGGCCCTTCCGCCGCGGGCAGCCCTGGGGACAGTGGAGGCACCGCCCATGTCCAAGTGCCCAGCTGGGGCTCTGCCGCTCGAG GATCCCAAGGTACCTCCGCCAGCTTCTCTTCGTCCAGCAGCATTGACGGGGACCTGGATTTCCAGAGCCCTGAGGGCAGCCAGGGGCATCGGCCTGGAAAAG GACCGAGCTCTGACCAGCCAAGACCGCGAGAGTTGGGTTTTCACAGGAAGCCGCGAGGGAAGCTCCCCGCTCCAGGGCCTGGAGAACTGCCTCAGAGAGATGCCTGCACCTGGGCCGCAGCCCACCTGGCCCTGCTCCTCGGCAGGGCACAGGGGGCCGTGGAGGGTGGAGCCCAAGAACTGGACGGCGGGCGTGGAAG GACTGAGGGGCGAGGCCTGTGAGCCAGCCCACCTGGGACAGCGAGGGGGTGACGTGCCCACCAGGAGCCTCCGCCTGGCCAGCCCACAGGCACTTGCCCCTGGCACCATCCCTGCCTGCCACCAGCAAGGTCCCAAGGACCCCGGGGCCGCCAGGCCAGGACCGTGGAGGTGGCTCCCAGATG GGCCAGCCACCAAGCCCTCCCCACTCCACTGCCTGGAGAACTCTCTGAAGGGGATTTTGCCCGGGGGGCCCCTGCGCTTCGCCTGCCTGGCTGACCCTGTCccgggccccagccccagccccagctccagctccagcagcTCAGAAGGAGAAGACCCAAGgctggagcctgagctctggcAGCCCCTCCTGCAGG AGAGGGACCGCCTTCCCAGCTGCAAGGGCCTTGGCCCTCCTTCCCCACGCCCTGGCGGCCCTCGCGCTGGCAGCAGCCCTGGTGAAGGCCGGAGAAGAGGCGAGACCGGGGACCACCGTGGTCTCAGTGCAG CAGGAAAAGCAGAAGAGAAGGTGGGAGGCCGGTCCCATCCGCCCTGGAGAGAAGTGTGCTTGGAGAGCCCGGGCCTGCCTGGTCCCCTGGGCAGCGCCGGAGGAG gTCGTGTCCAAGTATCCCCGGTCAGAGTGGCTCTGGGAAGACGATGTGTATCCACACCCCAAGGGCTCTGTGCTCTTCCTGCGGGGGCAGCTGTGGACCCTGCCTCTCAGCTGGAGAAAAGGTCGGGGTCTGGGCCCTGCCAGCCTCCTGGGTCAGCCTGTGGGCCCCTGTCCTGGAATCCGACGGCTGGTGAAGAGTCCAGGGGCCTGGGGCCCGGAGACAGAAGCCCAGGTGTTACAG CCGGGACCCACCCGAGGCCCCTTCCCGGAGATCCGCCTGGGCCTACCCCCGGAGCCGCCATCCCTGGGGCTTTGCCGCACGCCTCCCCACGGCCACCGTGCCCCTGCGCGAGTTCCTTGCAGCACGAGCTCCGCGGCCTCGGTGCCGCCCTCTCGGAGAAGCTGGATCGGCTGGCCGGGACCCTGGCCGGCCTGGCTCAGGAAGTGGCCGCCGTGAGAACCCAGGTGGATCGGCTGGGGCAGCGCCCGTGGGGCCCGGGGACGAAGGGCCTCCTCTGGGGCCCTCGCTGGACCGGTGGCCCTGCTCACAGACACCCGCCCTACTGGAGGCACAAGGGCCCCCGCAGGCCGAGACCGAAGATCTTGCGGGGCCAGGCGGAAGGCTGCAGGGCCGGCGACTCCTCAGGCCTGGCCAGCGGGAGGCCCCGCCTGGTGCCTCAGCTGCCCCCGGACGTGCCCCTGGCAGAGGCTTCTGGGCCCAGCTCCGGCCCTCTCTCCTCGGCATGCGGCAGCCCCGCTGTGCTGACCGCTTGTCACCCCCTCGGACTCCCGGAGAGCCActggagccccccaccccctttgctgcctgctgccccacccctccaggtggccGCCAGTGCAGGAGCAGAGCCTCGGGCTGCAGCAGCGGCACCGCCCAGGACCCTAAAGTGGCCCAAGGATCCAAGCAGCCTGTTGGCGGGGCTCCAGAGAGCCCTTGAGGGGGAGCTGTGGGGTGGGGAGCACAGGGACCCCGGGTGGGGGCCCCCTAGCCGCCGTCTTAATGGGTTGCATCCTTCCGAGGATGCCCCACCCCTGGCCTCTTCTGGAGGCCGGCCTCCGCCCTTGGCCCCCTGCAGCAGAACCTTCCCTGTGTCTGGACTGTGA